A genomic region of Methanobacterium sp. SMA-27 contains the following coding sequences:
- the moaA gene encoding GTP 3',8-cyclase MoaA has product MKTTDNYKRPVISLRISITNRCNVKCFYCHHDGIVAQDYEMNPEEIYRVAKIARKIGVDKIRLSGGEPLIREDVVDIVRRLSHLKFRDISITTNGTLLGKYAKALVDAGLNRVNVSFDTLNPETYKFITKRDYMELAKDGIKKAVEAGLNPVKVNMVVMKGINHTEIWEMFQFCRKNGVVLQLIELLKTENCEEAEFLEEYHYNMNPLEEELRKISSNVKKRAFMQDRKKYFIDGGEIEVVRPMDNTQFCKNCTRLRITPEGKIKPCLLRNDNLVDLIEPMRCGKSDKELEEAFLEAINNRKPYYTDKC; this is encoded by the coding sequence ATGAAGACAACTGACAACTACAAACGACCAGTAATATCTCTGCGTATCTCAATAACCAATCGCTGCAACGTGAAGTGCTTCTACTGTCACCATGATGGCATAGTAGCCCAAGACTACGAGATGAATCCAGAAGAGATCTATAGAGTAGCAAAAATTGCTAGAAAAATTGGTGTAGATAAAATAAGACTTTCTGGAGGAGAACCACTTATTAGGGAAGATGTGGTAGATATTGTTAGAAGACTATCCCACTTAAAATTCAGGGACATCTCAATAACTACCAACGGAACTCTGCTGGGAAAATATGCAAAAGCACTGGTTGATGCCGGTTTGAACAGGGTGAACGTCAGCTTTGACACCCTGAACCCCGAAACCTACAAGTTCATAACCAAGCGTGATTACATGGAACTGGCCAAGGATGGGATAAAAAAAGCTGTTGAAGCTGGCCTTAACCCTGTTAAAGTGAACATGGTAGTTATGAAAGGTATAAACCATACGGAAATATGGGAAATGTTCCAGTTCTGCCGAAAAAACGGCGTTGTATTGCAGCTCATTGAACTCCTGAAAACTGAAAACTGCGAAGAAGCTGAGTTCCTTGAGGAATATCATTACAATATGAACCCACTTGAAGAAGAACTAAGGAAAATTTCCTCAAATGTTAAAAAAAGAGCATTCATGCAAGATAGGAAGAAGTATTTCATTGATGGTGGGGAAATCGAAGTTGTGCGTCCAATGGACAACACACAGTTCTGTAAAAACTGTACTAGGCTGAGAATTACCCCTGAAGGTAAAATAAAACCATGCCTGCTCAGAAACGACAACCTAGTAGATCTCATAGAACCAATGCGCTGTGGAAAATCGGATAAAGAACTCGAAGAAGCATTTTTAGAGGCCATAAATAATAGAAAACCCTATTATACCGATAAATGTTAG
- the fwdF gene encoding tungsten-dependent formylmethanofuran dehydrogenase subunit FwdF — protein METTEMIEGKDVSVERTGAEARKLKFKNELCGSCGLCETICPVSAIEVNPTGAMVRTEQESGKIEIDENKCVLCGMCSCICPYDALDLEIEGKSIKELEEYPKLLKSSEIDDDKCIYCKACETACPPGAITIARELPDRSKLVTGEIEIDKETCIKCGVCEEMCPADAIELDYKFPTSDDPTIASDINVDKDKCVYCLVCKKACPVDAIKAVCRQCSYGDYDIKAEDSEIIGNSDINSETCVNCGWCEDICPVDAAKVTKAFEGTINIDEETCQGCETCVMACPCNALSFPESDEMGSIEEKLHVDEKYCIYCGACEKACPVDAIDVKRTNIHSTPVKSKSWEKAFESVKN, from the coding sequence ATGGAGACAACAGAAATGATTGAAGGTAAAGATGTTTCTGTAGAAAGAACGGGTGCAGAAGCTAGAAAGCTGAAATTCAAAAATGAATTATGTGGATCTTGCGGTCTATGTGAAACTATCTGTCCCGTATCAGCTATAGAAGTGAATCCAACTGGAGCCATGGTTCGAACAGAACAGGAATCAGGTAAAATTGAAATAGATGAAAATAAATGCGTATTATGTGGTATGTGTAGTTGTATTTGTCCATATGATGCATTAGACCTTGAAATTGAGGGTAAATCAATTAAAGAATTAGAAGAATATCCTAAACTCTTAAAATCTTCAGAAATTGATGATGATAAATGTATCTACTGTAAAGCTTGCGAAACTGCATGTCCACCCGGAGCTATTACTATTGCAAGGGAACTTCCAGACAGATCCAAACTTGTAACTGGTGAAATAGAAATAGACAAGGAAACTTGTATAAAATGTGGGGTATGCGAAGAAATGTGCCCCGCCGATGCAATTGAACTTGACTACAAATTCCCAACATCTGATGACCCTACCATAGCTTCTGACATAAACGTTGACAAGGATAAATGTGTTTACTGTTTAGTATGTAAAAAAGCTTGTCCTGTTGATGCAATCAAAGCTGTTTGCAGACAATGTTCATATGGTGACTATGATATCAAAGCAGAGGATTCTGAAATTATAGGAAATTCCGATATAAACTCTGAAACTTGTGTTAACTGTGGATGGTGCGAAGATATCTGTCCTGTTGATGCCGCAAAAGTTACCAAGGCTTTTGAAGGCACTATAAACATAGATGAAGAAACATGTCAGGGATGTGAAACATGTGTGATGGCTTGTCCATGCAACGCTTTATCCTTCCCAGAATCTGATGAAATGGGCAGTATAGAAGAGAAACTCCATGTAGATGAAAAATACTGTATATACTGTGGTGCATGTGAAAAAGCATGTCCTGTCGATGCAATTGACGTTAAAAGAACCAATATACACAGCACCCCTGTCAAATCAAAATCATGGGAAAAGGCATTTGAATCTGTAAAAAACTAG
- a CDS encoding 4Fe-4S dicluster domain-containing protein: protein MPKHIISGLKYLTAVELRKKGHNQRDIAAELDMDRSTVSHYLNGRNVSWNSIEIAEVIKNTCPKDFLTITYALFKDKDKTRTIIKTCLDKKYDCKVKNSCIGCGICVDACMMNSIVLDDLKARIDPYWCCGCLICGEMCPTNSIEIMEVEGNGDNRND, encoded by the coding sequence ATGCCGAAACACATAATATCAGGGTTGAAATATTTAACAGCAGTAGAACTAAGAAAGAAAGGACATAATCAAAGAGATATTGCAGCAGAACTCGATATGGATAGATCAACAGTTTCACATTATTTAAATGGTAGAAACGTGTCTTGGAACTCCATAGAAATAGCAGAAGTTATAAAAAATACATGTCCTAAGGATTTTTTGACCATTACCTATGCCCTTTTTAAGGACAAAGATAAAACTAGAACCATAATAAAAACGTGTTTGGATAAAAAATACGATTGCAAGGTGAAGAACTCGTGCATTGGTTGTGGTATTTGTGTTGATGCATGTATGATGAATTCCATTGTGTTAGATGATTTGAAGGCACGGATAGATCCTTATTGGTGCTGCGGATGCCTTATATGTGGGGAGATGTGTCCCACAAATTCAATAGAAATTATGGAGGTTGAAGGTAATGGAGACAACAGAAATGATTGA
- the fwdA gene encoding tungsten-dependent formylmethanofuran dehydrogenase subunit FwdA encodes MEHIIKNGIVYDPLNNIDGEQKDICIKDGKIVESVSADANVIDASGQIIMPGGVDPHTHIAGAKVNVGRMIRPEDSKKDVVGRKAGQRAGSGFSVPSTFMTGYRYAQMGYTTAMEAAMPPLLARHTHEEFHDTPIIDHAAYPLFGNNWFIMQYLKEGDLDKTAAYASWLLRATKGYTIKIVNPAGTEAWAWGGNVHGIDDPAPYFDITGAEIIKGLAEVNEMLGLPHAIHLHCNDLGHPGNYETTLKSFDVPKGIKANPTTGSRDKVLYATHVQFHSYGGTNWRDFVSEAPKVADYVNKNDHIVIDVGQVTLDETTTMTADGPMEYDLHTLNGLKWANCDVELETGSGVVPFIYSGKAPVPSSQWAIGLELFLLVNDPEKICLTTDSPNAGPFTRYPRVMSWLMSNKYREDMIENQVHKWAQKKTSIATLDREYSFYEIAQISRATPATVLGLSDTKGHLGVGADADIAIYGFNPETQDPSTDYMALEEALTAASYVLKDGEIVVKDGNVVNIGQHGRTYWVNSVYDAELETQIVGEVEKMFKKYYSVNFANYAVQDEYLPRSTPVNGVML; translated from the coding sequence TTGGAACACATAATAAAAAACGGAATTGTTTACGATCCACTAAACAACATCGATGGAGAACAGAAAGATATCTGTATAAAAGATGGAAAAATAGTGGAAAGCGTAAGTGCAGATGCAAACGTAATAGACGCATCTGGACAGATTATAATGCCTGGAGGAGTAGACCCACACACCCATATAGCCGGTGCTAAAGTTAACGTGGGAAGGATGATCCGTCCAGAAGACAGTAAAAAAGATGTTGTAGGAAGAAAGGCCGGTCAAAGGGCTGGAAGTGGATTTTCAGTTCCATCTACATTTATGACTGGATATAGATATGCTCAAATGGGTTACACAACAGCAATGGAAGCCGCAATGCCTCCATTATTAGCTAGGCACACCCATGAGGAATTCCATGATACACCAATCATAGATCATGCAGCTTACCCACTTTTCGGTAACAACTGGTTTATAATGCAATACCTTAAGGAAGGAGACCTAGATAAAACAGCAGCATACGCTTCATGGTTACTCAGAGCAACTAAAGGTTACACCATTAAGATCGTGAACCCTGCAGGAACGGAAGCATGGGCATGGGGAGGAAACGTACATGGAATAGACGACCCTGCACCATACTTCGATATAACAGGGGCAGAGATAATAAAAGGCCTTGCAGAAGTCAACGAGATGCTTGGACTTCCACATGCTATACACCTTCACTGCAACGACTTAGGACATCCAGGAAACTACGAAACAACATTAAAATCATTCGATGTACCAAAAGGGATAAAAGCAAACCCAACAACTGGAAGCAGAGACAAGGTTCTTTACGCTACTCACGTGCAATTTCACAGTTACGGAGGAACCAATTGGAGGGACTTCGTATCAGAAGCACCTAAAGTAGCAGACTACGTGAACAAGAACGATCACATAGTTATTGATGTAGGACAAGTAACATTAGATGAAACAACTACTATGACTGCAGACGGCCCAATGGAATACGACCTTCACACACTTAACGGACTTAAATGGGCTAACTGTGATGTAGAACTTGAAACCGGTTCTGGAGTTGTTCCTTTTATATACTCAGGAAAAGCACCAGTTCCATCTTCACAATGGGCAATTGGTCTTGAATTATTCTTGCTTGTAAACGACCCAGAGAAGATATGTCTCACAACAGACAGTCCTAACGCAGGTCCATTCACCAGATACCCAAGGGTAATGTCATGGCTCATGAGCAACAAGTATCGTGAAGATATGATCGAAAACCAGGTTCACAAATGGGCTCAGAAGAAAACAAGCATTGCAACTCTCGACCGTGAGTACAGTTTCTACGAAATAGCTCAAATATCAAGAGCCACACCCGCAACTGTACTGGGACTAAGCGACACCAAAGGACATCTAGGTGTTGGAGCAGATGCAGATATTGCAATATATGGATTCAACCCAGAAACACAAGATCCGTCTACAGATTATATGGCACTTGAAGAAGCATTAACAGCTGCATCATATGTGCTTAAAGACGGTGAAATCGTTGTCAAAGACGGAAATGTTGTAAACATAGGACAGCACGGAAGAACCTATTGGGTAAACTCAGTTTACGATGCAGAATTAGAAACACAGATAGTAGGTGAAGTTGAAAAGATGTTCAAAAAATATTACTCAGTAAACTTTGCTAACTATGCAGTGCAAGATGAATATCTTCCAAGATCAACTCCAGTCAACGGGGTGATGTTATGA
- a CDS encoding 4Fe-4S binding protein gives MTIGLVVYPELCHGCGNCVVACPVNSLRSPEVSGGKGPTDDVEIIMMVDDGVIELKNPNFCGKCGTCVETCPVFAIRLEKVEEAK, from the coding sequence ATGACAATCGGACTTGTAGTATATCCGGAACTTTGCCATGGATGCGGCAACTGTGTTGTAGCATGTCCTGTCAACTCATTAAGAAGTCCAGAGGTTTCTGGAGGAAAGGGACCTACCGATGATGTTGAAATTATAATGATGGTTGACGATGGCGTCATAGAACTAAAAAACCCAAACTTCTGCGGAAAATGTGGAACATGCGTTGAAACATGTCCAGTTTTTGCCATAAGACTTGAAAAAGTGGAGGAGGCCAAATGA
- a CDS encoding formylmethanofuran dehydrogenase subunit C, translated as MSEIILTPKEQPLVPIEANNVTPDAFAGKSLDEIKNLGIWNGNRQERLSKFFDIEGESSENPSEIKIVIDGDAHNTKWIGKAMTAGEILIKGNVNMYVGADMKGGKITVEGNAASWPGQNMEGGELTIMGNAGDYVGSAYRGDWRGMSGGIITVHGNVGNEIAEYMLGGKMIIKGNVAIMPGVHMNGGLLIVEGNVIARVGGEMKGGTIVVKGVIDEFLAGFKYLGIERDLELEGEVINGAYHKFKGDLATKGASGIVYAAVAGNGHIAPY; from the coding sequence ATGAGTGAAATAATCTTAACACCTAAAGAACAACCACTAGTACCGATTGAAGCAAACAACGTAACTCCAGATGCATTTGCAGGCAAAAGTCTTGACGAAATCAAAAATCTGGGAATATGGAACGGTAACAGGCAAGAAAGGCTATCAAAATTCTTCGACATTGAAGGAGAATCCTCAGAAAACCCATCAGAAATTAAAATAGTTATTGATGGGGATGCACACAACACCAAATGGATAGGAAAAGCCATGACAGCAGGTGAAATACTCATCAAAGGAAACGTTAACATGTACGTTGGCGCAGACATGAAGGGTGGAAAGATCACTGTAGAAGGAAATGCAGCTTCTTGGCCAGGACAAAACATGGAAGGTGGCGAACTTACAATAATGGGGAACGCCGGTGACTACGTTGGATCAGCCTATCGTGGTGATTGGAGAGGTATGAGTGGAGGTATTATAACTGTCCACGGTAACGTGGGTAATGAGATAGCCGAATACATGCTCGGCGGTAAAATGATCATTAAAGGAAACGTCGCCATAATGCCCGGAGTTCATATGAACGGTGGATTACTCATAGTAGAAGGTAACGTCATTGCAAGAGTCGGAGGAGAGATGAAAGGTGGAACAATAGTCGTTAAAGGAGTTATTGACGAGTTTTTAGCTGGATTCAAATACCTTGGAATAGAAAGAGATCTGGAATTAGAAGGAGAAGTTATTAACGGTGCTTACCATAAATTTAAGGGAGATCTTGCAACAAAAGGGGCAAGCGGAATTGTTTACGCTGCTGTTGCAGGAAACGGCCACATAGCACCCTATTAA
- the fwdD gene encoding tungsten-dependent formylmethanofuran dehydrogenase subunit FwdD — protein sequence MNFILNTGRTIWQGQAIESGKDLQMYVDAAAICNMNKDQMENMGLKDGDNIEVVSEFGDVIVKVVTAKEKLPDVMIYIPMGPWANRVIRPNTDSTATPSFKNIPVEINPTEEAVLDMPTLMKGYHKISNY from the coding sequence ATGAATTTTATATTAAATACTGGTAGAACAATCTGGCAGGGACAAGCAATTGAATCAGGTAAAGACCTTCAGATGTATGTTGATGCTGCAGCAATCTGCAACATGAACAAGGATCAGATGGAAAACATGGGCCTGAAAGATGGAGACAACATAGAAGTAGTATCCGAATTTGGAGATGTTATAGTCAAAGTTGTAACAGCCAAAGAAAAGCTTCCAGATGTCATGATATACATCCCCATGGGACCATGGGCAAACAGGGTCATACGTCCCAACACAGACTCAACAGCAACACCAAGCTTTAAAAACATACCTGTTGAGATTAACCCCACAGAAGAAGCAGTTCTAGACATGCCTACTCTGATGAAAGGTTATCATAAGATTTCAAATTACTAA
- the nrdD gene encoding anaerobic ribonucleoside-triphosphate reductase — protein sequence MRDDIERDGMIIASLPTRAQVCVVKNNGIFERFSHEKVVKSCLMVGSSLWAAEQIAAYVGKAAYDGVSTAEIKMLVYDCLKRVDRKVADKYLASNALRVRTSRDTIESFDQRKIEKTLMVETDASGELSRRIATDVWKELKKLDVDYLTAPMIREIVNTKLVENGLETLRKKYTRLGIPVYNITNLIRNGSRDNANMVHNPETVHKYVADEALKQYALLRILPNELADAHLGGDIHIHDLEFFAGRPINCLQHDLRLFIKHGLKVDGTGDHTSVAGPPNHIETLMNHSGEIMLAAQQNMSGGQSMSLWNVFVAPFAAGQPYEKVKQAVQMFIYNLNMAYAARGSQVPFTSINLEFSVPKFLEDVTAYGPKGKNVGVYGDFEEETRLLQRAFTETLLEGDSDGKPHLFPNTIYVLRDKILNGGFEEDIRRVHELSAKYGTAYFVNMLPKYRGNMANYMGCRTSLSDNWTGDWDKDCFRTGNLAYVTLNLPRIAYNSRDDDDVFDYLDSYMSIGEEVLMLRREQALNCLDNYNLLPFLTQEADEERYYQVDNSTLSFGFVGLNEMLLAHCGEGIEDPDARNFGIKVVKYMNKRTEELKKETGLRWTVLQTPAESTAYRFATLDKEKFGDRAILQGDELASYYTNSSHVPVNSDVLLPEKIKIEEKFHPITLGGHIFHAFMGEAYSDPDSLMSLTNKIAKKSDIGFWAYSSALSFCIKCKTLMKGLQTKCGTCGEETEVEWYDRITGYVQQVGRSRSASGGWNPGKMRELMDRKRF from the coding sequence ATGAGGGATGATATAGAACGGGATGGGATGATTATTGCTTCTCTTCCTACGCGGGCGCAGGTTTGTGTCGTGAAGAATAATGGGATTTTTGAGAGATTTTCTCATGAGAAGGTTGTTAAGTCTTGTTTGATGGTTGGTTCTTCGTTGTGGGCTGCGGAGCAGATTGCTGCGTATGTTGGTAAGGCGGCTTATGATGGTGTTTCTACTGCTGAGATTAAGATGTTGGTTTATGATTGTTTGAAGCGGGTTGATCGTAAGGTTGCGGATAAGTATTTGGCATCTAATGCTTTACGCGTGCGTACTTCTAGGGATACTATTGAGTCTTTTGATCAGAGGAAGATTGAGAAGACTTTGATGGTTGAGACGGATGCTTCTGGGGAGTTATCTCGTAGGATTGCAACTGATGTTTGGAAGGAGCTTAAGAAGTTGGATGTTGATTATTTAACTGCTCCGATGATTAGGGAGATTGTTAACACTAAATTGGTTGAGAATGGTCTTGAAACTTTGCGTAAGAAGTATACTCGTCTTGGTATTCCTGTTTATAATATTACTAATCTTATAAGGAATGGTTCGCGTGATAATGCGAATATGGTCCATAATCCTGAGACAGTGCATAAGTATGTTGCTGATGAGGCGTTGAAGCAGTATGCTTTGCTGCGTATTCTTCCGAATGAATTGGCGGATGCGCATCTGGGCGGGGATATTCATATTCATGACTTGGAGTTCTTTGCGGGCCGTCCTATAAATTGTTTGCAGCATGATTTACGTTTGTTTATTAAACATGGGCTTAAAGTGGATGGTACGGGTGATCATACGTCTGTTGCGGGCCCTCCTAATCATATTGAGACTCTTATGAATCATTCTGGAGAGATTATGCTTGCTGCTCAGCAGAATATGAGTGGTGGACAGTCTATGAGTCTTTGGAATGTTTTTGTGGCTCCTTTTGCTGCGGGCCAGCCGTATGAGAAGGTAAAACAGGCTGTTCAGATGTTTATCTATAATTTGAATATGGCTTATGCTGCTCGTGGTTCTCAGGTTCCTTTTACCTCTATTAACCTTGAATTCAGTGTTCCCAAGTTTTTGGAGGATGTAACTGCTTATGGTCCTAAAGGTAAAAATGTAGGTGTTTATGGGGACTTTGAAGAGGAAACACGATTGTTGCAACGTGCTTTTACTGAGACTTTGCTTGAAGGTGATTCTGATGGTAAACCTCATCTTTTCCCGAATACTATCTATGTTTTAAGGGATAAGATTCTTAATGGAGGATTTGAAGAGGATATTAGACGTGTACATGAGCTTTCAGCCAAGTATGGTACTGCTTACTTTGTGAATATGCTTCCAAAGTACAGGGGTAATATGGCTAATTATATGGGCTGCAGAACCTCATTAAGTGATAATTGGACTGGTGACTGGGATAAGGATTGTTTCAGAACAGGTAACTTGGCTTATGTTACTTTGAACCTTCCTAGGATTGCCTATAACTCCCGGGATGATGATGATGTCTTTGATTATTTGGACTCTTATATGAGTATCGGTGAAGAGGTGTTGATGCTCAGGCGTGAGCAGGCTTTGAATTGTCTGGATAATTATAATTTACTCCCATTTTTAACTCAGGAGGCTGATGAGGAACGTTATTATCAGGTGGATAATTCAACACTTTCATTTGGTTTTGTGGGTCTTAATGAGATGTTACTGGCCCATTGTGGTGAGGGTATTGAGGATCCGGATGCTAGGAACTTTGGTATTAAGGTAGTTAAGTATATGAATAAGCGTACGGAGGAGTTGAAGAAGGAAACTGGTTTGAGGTGGACAGTTCTTCAGACGCCGGCTGAGTCTACTGCTTATCGTTTTGCAACGTTAGATAAGGAGAAGTTTGGTGATAGGGCGATTTTACAGGGTGATGAGTTGGCTTCTTATTATACTAATTCTTCCCATGTTCCTGTGAATTCGGATGTTTTGTTGCCTGAGAAAATTAAAATAGAGGAGAAATTCCATCCTATAACGTTGGGTGGTCATATTTTCCACGCCTTTATGGGTGAGGCGTATTCAGATCCTGATTCTTTGATGAGTCTCACCAATAAGATCGCGAAGAAAAGTGATATTGGATTTTGGGCCTACAGTTCTGCACTTAGCTTCTGTATTAAGTGTAAAACACTTATGAAAGGTCTTCAAACAAAATGTGGAACTTGTGGTGAAGAAACAGAAGTTGAATGGTACGATCGTATCACAGGATATGTTCAACAAGTAGGAAGATCCAGATCGGCTTCAGGCGGTTGGAACCCGGGTAAGATGAGGGAACTAATGGACAGAAAGAGGTTTTAA
- a CDS encoding formate/nitrite transporter family protein — MASSFKSPADTAKACVGIAALKEKSPMSNLILLSFLAGAYIAFGGLLAEVATGGLAAAGAPPGLVKLLFGATFPVGLMLVVIAGSELFTGNNMYMPFGILEGKASWFGLIRNWVGSWVFNLVGALFVAYVLAYLTGVLTADPWAAGAITIAKTKALGGAQFVAAGKTVTSLTWTQVFFRAIGCNWLVCLAVYLAIASDDIIGKLIGIWFPIMAFVTIGFEHVVANMFFIPMGIFLGGVTWSQFFLNNMVPATLGNIIGGGIFVAAIYWWTYIRGTKTAT, encoded by the coding sequence ATGGCATCGTCGTTTAAATCACCTGCAGACACAGCCAAGGCTTGTGTTGGAATTGCAGCGTTGAAAGAAAAATCTCCGATGAGCAATTTAATTCTTTTAAGTTTCTTAGCAGGAGCTTATATTGCTTTTGGAGGACTTTTAGCTGAAGTCGCTACAGGAGGCCTAGCAGCTGCTGGTGCTCCTCCAGGACTTGTTAAATTATTATTTGGAGCAACTTTCCCAGTTGGGCTCATGCTGGTCGTTATAGCCGGTTCTGAACTGTTTACTGGTAACAACATGTATATGCCTTTTGGAATATTGGAAGGAAAAGCAAGTTGGTTTGGACTTATCCGTAACTGGGTAGGAAGCTGGGTTTTTAACCTTGTAGGCGCTTTATTTGTAGCTTACGTTCTTGCATATCTTACTGGTGTTTTAACAGCTGACCCCTGGGCAGCAGGTGCAATCACTATTGCTAAAACTAAAGCACTTGGTGGTGCTCAGTTTGTAGCTGCAGGAAAAACTGTTACGTCTTTAACTTGGACACAAGTGTTCTTTAGGGCTATTGGATGTAACTGGCTGGTATGTCTAGCAGTTTACCTCGCTATTGCCTCGGATGATATTATCGGTAAATTAATTGGAATATGGTTCCCAATAATGGCTTTCGTAACTATTGGATTTGAGCACGTTGTTGCAAATATGTTCTTTATACCTATGGGAATTTTCCTAGGTGGAGTAACCTGGTCACAGTTCTTCCTAAACAACATGGTACCAGCTACCCTAGGTAACATCATCGGTGGAGGAATATTTGTAGCTGCAATCTACTGGTGGACCTACATTAGAGGAACCAAAACAGCCACTTGA
- the mobB gene encoding molybdopterin-guanine dinucleotide biosynthesis protein B, which produces MRIIGIVGTKNTGKTVLVTNIVKKLVERGFDVGTVKHTTEGFDIEDRDTWKHKEAGAQVVVGSGDETFLNIGETMELDLIFNLMKYVKELDFVVVEGFKHSRYAKISTSDYKDDLTIKNVDVRDLKPADIESLVDMIENRSFGIYQSLNCKKCGFESCDAFQKAKISGDASKDVKCETEDDNVVLKVDGFAIPMNPFVKSLVKNVVRGMVDSLRKDEYGAHETKRIELLINDEDN; this is translated from the coding sequence ATGAGAATCATTGGAATCGTTGGAACAAAAAATACCGGAAAAACAGTTCTTGTAACAAATATAGTAAAAAAACTTGTTGAAAGAGGTTTTGATGTAGGTACTGTTAAACACACTACTGAAGGGTTTGATATAGAAGATAGAGATACTTGGAAGCATAAAGAAGCAGGAGCGCAAGTTGTGGTTGGTTCAGGAGATGAGACTTTTCTTAATATTGGAGAAACCATGGAACTGGATCTTATTTTTAACTTGATGAAGTATGTAAAGGAACTTGACTTCGTGGTCGTGGAAGGGTTTAAACATTCTAGATATGCTAAAATATCAACATCAGACTACAAAGATGATCTTACAATTAAAAATGTGGATGTAAGAGATTTAAAACCTGCAGATATTGAATCATTGGTTGATATGATAGAAAACCGGAGTTTTGGAATTTATCAGAGTTTGAACTGTAAAAAATGTGGTTTTGAAAGCTGTGATGCTTTTCAAAAGGCAAAAATCAGCGGTGATGCCAGTAAAGATGTAAAATGCGAGACTGAAGACGACAACGTTGTTTTGAAGGTGGATGGATTTGCAATACCCATGAATCCCTTTGTTAAATCATTAGTTAAAAACGTGGTCCGTGGTATGGTTGATTCACTTCGAAAGGATGAATACGGTGCCCATGAAACAAAAAGGATTGAACTGTTGATAAATGATGAAGACAACTGA